Proteins from a genomic interval of Lolium perenne isolate Kyuss_39 chromosome 1, Kyuss_2.0, whole genome shotgun sequence:
- the LOC127327214 gene encoding uncharacterized protein — MSWLTRSIAATLSSPRGEPEPDPDAYSDSEASSADREAAEGSSPSPRDPGEEEEPEQPNTPSRGVKDDISELTETFTRRLWGVASFLAPPPPPPEPSSQREEDGGGGDGEEEADPQSPRIAGIRSDLAEIGGRVRSGISMLQSNLAVAEISKIASSLLPFGHEEADEGEPVVGATEEVLVFVRHISTRPETWLDFPLFISERYADDFELSDAQYVHALSMEHLVPSLSELKVQICSTDMSEACFWKIYFVLLYSKLNKQDAELLSTPQILQAREELLQSLQAKNKRGSESTGESSENANTFSPPTKEKVIQPSSIQDEEAISEVQSFEEPTSDITPEIVAEKFPDATTEVEIVDKSVIEEELSVKEKSKTSPVESRLHADEDEVDEWPDDDTDEEPEAPGTASNRPSLGQEEDVSFSDLEDDEDDDNKRVSK, encoded by the exons ATGTCGTGGCTCACGCGCTCCATCGCCGCCACGCTCTCCTCGCCGCGCGGCGAGCCCGAGCCCGATCCCGACGCCTACTCCGACTCCGAGGCGTCCTCCGCCGACAGGGAGGCCGCGGAGGGGtcctcgccgtcgccgcgcgaccccggggaggaggaggagcccgaGCAGCCCAACACCCCGAGCCGCGGCGTCAAGGACGACATCTCCGAGCTCACCGAGACCTTCACCCGCCGCCTCTGGGGCGTGGCGTCCTTCCTCGCcccgcctccgccgccaccggAGCCCTCGTCCCAGCGCGAGGAGGACGGCGGGGGCGGGGATGGGGAAGAGGAGGCCGACCCGCAGTCGCCGCGCATCGCCGGGATCCGGAGCGACCTGGCGGAGATCGGGGGCAGGGTGAGGAGCGGCATCTCCATGCTGCAGAGCAACCTGGCCGTGGCCGAGATCTCCAAGATCGCGTCCTCGCTCCTGCCGTTCGGCCATGAGGAGGCCGACGAAGGGGAGCCCGTCGTCGGCGCCACCGAGGAGGTGCTGGTCTTCGTCAGGCACATCTCGACGAGGCCTGAGACGTGGCTTGATTTCCCCTTGTTCATCAGCGAGCGTTATGCAGATG ATTTTGAGCTTTCGGATGCTCAGTACGTCCATGCATTATCCATGGAGCATCTTGTGCCAAGCTTATCAGAGCTGAAGGTTCAGATATGCTCAACTGATATGAGTGAAGCATGCTTCTGGAAGATCTATTTTGTGCTTCTGTACTCAAAGCTCAACAAACAGGATGCTGAACTTCTATCAACACCACAG ATCCTACAAGCAAGGGAGGAGTTGCTGCAAAGTTTACAGGCTAAGAATAAGCGAGGATCTGAAAGTACTGGGGAATCATCAGAGAATGCGAACACATTCTCTCCCCCTACTAAGGAGAAGGTGATACAGCCTTCAAGCATTCAAGATGAAGAGGCTATATCGGAGGTTCAATCCTTCGAAGAACCCACTTCCGACATCACACCAGAAATCGTGGCTGAGAAGTTCCCAGATGCAACCACTGAGGTGGAAATCGTTGACAAGTCAGTGATCGAAGAAGAGTTGTCTGTGAAAGAGAAAAGCAAGACTTCACCAGTCGAGTCCAGACTTCACGCCGATGAGGATGAAGTGGACGAatggccagatgatgacacagacGAGGAGCCTGAGGCCCCTGGGACAGCAAGCAACAGGCCATCGCTGGGGCAGGAGGAGGATGTGTCATTCAGCGATCTGGAagacgacgaggatgatgacaATAAGAGGGTGAGCAAGTAG